The genomic window TCGTTCTCGGGAAGGATCGTGAAGTTGACCTTGATGCCGGTGTCCTTGGTGAACGTGCTCTTCGTCAGTTCCGCGATGTCCTCCATCTGCGGATTGCCGACCATCAGCACATTGATGCTCTCCCCGTCGCCGCCGGAGCCGGTGGAGCCACCCGCTCCGCTGCAGGCGACCAGCAACGAGCCCGCGGCCGTGGCCGTGACGAGGACATGGGTCATTCTTCGTGTGCGCATGACTGCTCCAGAGGATGTTCGAGGGCATGGGGAACCAGGCCCCCGGCCTTGCGGGGGTGGGACATGGAGAGGTACTGCGGCTCAGGCCTGGATGACCTGGGGACCCAGCAGTGAGTAGCGGTGGGCCTCCGCGGCGGGCAGCCCCGCGTCGGTGACGATGGCCTCGAAATCCGTGACATTCGCGAATCGGCAGAAGCTCACGGCGCCGAACTTCGTGTGGACGCCCGAGAATATTCGGCGTCTGGTGACCCGCATGACCTCGGCCTTCACCTCGCTGACCGCGGGATCGGGGGTGGTGAGTCCGTACTCGCGGGAGATGCCGTTCGCGCCGACGTACGCCAGGTCGATGACGAAGCCGGACAGCATGTGGGTCGCCCAGTGGTCGACCGTGGCCAGGGTCCCGCCGCGCACCCGGCCCCCGAGCAGCAGCACGGTGATGTTCTCGGCGGAAGCCAGGTCGCCCGCGGTGGCCAGCGAGGAGGTGACCACGGTCAGTGGGCGGTCGCGGGGGAGAGCGGCGGCGATGAGCTGCGGGGTGTAGCCCTCGTCGATGTAGATGGTCTCGGCGTCCCCGAGCAGTCCGGCCGCGGCGACCGCGATCCGGGACTTCTCCGGGACGTGCATGGTGGTACGGAAGGCGAGCGTGGTCTCGAAGCCCGCGCTCTCCACGGGATGGGCACCGCCATGGGTACGCCGGACCAGCCCGTGCTCCTCCAGTACGTTCAGATCGCGCCGCACGGTCTCCTTGGAGACCCCGAGGTCGGCGGCGAGCTTTCCGACATCCACGGATCCGGTACGGCGTGCCGTTTCAAGGATTCCACGTCTGCGTTCATCGGCGTCCACGGCGACACCTCCGTTTCACGGCTCCGCATGTTCTGCCGGCCTGCGTCGGCTGTTTCCCGGAGCCCTGCCCGTTCGGGCCCTGAGGCAATTTCTACAAGTCAGCCGCCCTGCTGACCAGGTTCGCCGTAGAGCACTTCATGACCGAATGTGCCCGTTCTCCGAAGCCCACAGGCCCAGGACGATGCGGTGGAGGGGCTCCATGCGCGGGAGGCCGCTGCCCGCTCGCCCGCCGGGCGTGCCCGTTCGCTGCCCGTTTCCCCGGACGGATCCGGACACCGGCCCAGGTTCCGGCACTCGCAGCGGTGATCGGAGCGAGTGCCGAACCCGTGCGCTCAGCCTGCGTGGGGGCATTGCCACGGGGGATCGGCACGGGCTCCCAGGGCTGTGAGCAGGGTCGTACGGTGGACGGCATCACGTCGGGCAGGGAGAGGGGACCGACGGCACGGAGGCGGGCCGTTCCATGAGGCGGGCCGTTCCATGTGGGGGCAGGGGCAGGGGCAGGGGCAGGGGCAGGGGTAGGGGTAGGGCAGGGTCGAGGGCCGCACGGAGAACGAGCTGCCGACGATGCCGTTCCACGCCGACATGATCCGGCCCGGGTACATCCGGCCGCAGCCGCGGGGCGGCATCCGCTCCAGCGCAACGGCTTCGCCGGGCATCTCGGCTTACTGGAAGGCCGGGACGACTTCCTTGATGAACAGCTCCAGGGACTTGCGCTTCGCCTCGTGCGACATGCCGTTGTCGATCCAGAAGCTGTACTCGTCGACGCCGAGTTCCTCATAGGCGCGCAGTCGCTCGATGACCGCGGCCGGGGTGCCGATCATCGCGGTCTCGCGCAGCGACTCCGGCTGGAACTCCGGACGGCCCTCGAACTTCGACTCCGGGCTGGGCGGCAGGAACCCGTTCTGCGGGGTGGTCTTGTTGCCGAACCAGGCGTCGAAGGTGCGGTAGAAGCGGTTGATCGCCTCCGCGGCCGGGCGCCAGCCGTCGGGCTCGTCAGGGGAGTGGACATGCGTGTGCCGCAGCACCATCAGGTCGGGACGCGGCACTTCTGGATGGTTCGCCACGGCGGTGTCGAACTTCCGCTTGAGGTCGACGACTTCCTCGTCGCCCTTCATCAACGGGGTGACCATGACATTGCAGCCCTGCGCCACCGCGAAGTCGTGGGAGGCGGGGTCGCGCGCGGCGATCCACATGGGCGGGGCGGGCTGCTGCACCGGCTTGGGCACGCTGGTCGACGTCGGGAACTGCCAGATCTCACCGTCGTGGGCGTAGTCGCCCCGCCAGAGCGCCCGGACGGCCGGCACGAGCTCACGCAGGTGCTTTCCGCCGTCGGCGGCCGGCAGCCCGCCCGCCAGCCGGTCGAACTCGAACTGGTAGGCACCCCGCGCGAGTCCGACCTCCATCCGGCCGTTGCTGATGACGTCGAGCAGCGCGCATTCACCGGCGACCCTGAGCGGGTGCCAGAACGGGGCGATGATGGTCCCCGCGCCCAGGCGGATCGTCGAGGTCTTCGCGGACAGGTGGGCGAGCAGCGGCATCGGGCTGGGGGAGATCGTGTACTCCATCGCGTGGTGCTCCCCGATCCACACGGTGCCGAACCCGCCGGCCTCGGCCATCAGAGCCAGCTCGGAGAGGTTCTCGAAGAGCTGCCGGTGGCTGACCTCCGCGTCCCAGCGCTCCATGTGCACGAACAACGAAAACCTCATGACTGCTCCTCCGCTTGTGCTGTGGCGGCGTCCATCTCGGCGAGGGTGACGTCACCGGTGGCCCAGTGCGTCCTGGGGACCTCGTGGACGACGACCCGGATGTACTCGGGCCGTGTGTTCACAGTGCGCAGGACCGCGGCGTGCACCTCGTGGATCAAGTCCCGGAGCTGCGCCGGCGTGCGGCCCTCGGCGAGGGTGATGGAAACCTGTGGCATGTCAGCTCCGCATGGTGAACGGGTCGGCCACGGGCTCCTCGCTGGTGTTGATCCAGACACTCTTGAGCCGCGTGTACTCCAGAATCGTCTCGGTGCCGTGCTCGACGCCCACGCCGCTGCTCTTGAAGCCCTGACGCGGTGACATCGGGGACATGGCCCGGTAGGTGTTGACCCACACGGTCCCGGCATCCAGGCGCGCCGCCATCCGGTGCGCCCGTGCGAGGTTCGTCGTCCACACGCCGGCCGCGAGACCGTACTCGGTGTCGTTCGCCAGACGTACGGCCTCCTCCTCGGTGTCGAACGGCATGATCGCCAGGACGGGGCCGAAGATCTCCTCGCGTACGACGCGCATGCTGTTGTCGACGTCCACGAGGACGGTCGGCTCGTAGAAGTAGCCGCCGAGGCCGCCGTCGGTGGCACGTCCACCGGTCAGCACCCGGGCGCCTTCGCCGCGCCCGAGGTCGACGTACCCGGCGACCTTGTCGCGTTGGCCTTCGAAGGCCAACGGGCCGAGCTCGGTCTTCTCGTCCAGGGGATCGCCGATGACGATGGTCCTGGCGCGTTCCGTGACTCGTTCGAGAAGTTCGTCGTAGACGGACCTGTGCGCGAACACCCGGCTGCCGGCGATGCAGGTCTGTCCGGCGGCGGCGAAGATGCCGGCGACGACGCCCATCGCGGCGTTCGGGATGTTCGCGTCCTCGAAAACGATGTTGGGAGACTTGCCGCCGAGTTCGAGCGTGGAGCCGATGAAACGGCTCGCCGTCGCGGCGGCGATGCGTGCCCCGGTGGCGGTGCTGCCGGTGAAGGAGATCTTCGCGAGGTCGCGGTGGTCGACCAGGGCCTGCCCGGCCTCGGCGCCGAACCCGGTGACGACGTTCACCGCACCCGGCGGGAAGCCCGCCTCGATGGCCAGGTCGGCGAGCTTGAGCACCGTCGCCGAGGTGTACTCCGAGGGCTTGATCACGACGGTGTTGCCGGCGCAGAGCGCGGGCGCCAGTTTGCTGCTGGTCAGCGTCAGCGGAGAATTCCAGGGCGTGATCGCTCCGACCACACCGAGGGGCTCCCGGGCTGTGTAGTTGAGCACTCGCCGGTCGGAGGTGGGGATGAAGTCGCCGTGGATCTTGTCGGCCAGCCCGGCGTAGTAGTAGTAATACTCCGGCAAGGTGGCCAGCTGCCCGCGCATCTCGCGCAGCAGTTTGCCGTTGTCCTGCGTCTCCATGCGGGCCAGGTCTTCGGCGTTCTCGGCGATCAGATCCCCGAGGCGGCGCAGCAGGTGTCCGCGTCGTGTCTGACTGAGGTCGCGCCAGCGCGGGTCCTCGAAGGCCTGCCTCGCGGCGGTCACAGCTCGCTCGATGTCGGTGGCGTCCCCACGTGCTGCCCGGTAGAGGACCTCGCGGGTGGCCGGGTTCGTGCTCTCGAAGTACTCGCCCGACGCGGGCTCGACCCACGTCCCGCCGATGAAGTGCCGCAACGTGGTGAGCTCAGACATGTGCGCACTCTCCGATGAAGGTGGTGAGGGAGTCGACGAACGCCTCGGGGCGCTCGACGGGCAGCATGTGACGCGCCTGGGGGATGACCTCCGCACGGCAGTCGGGAAGCGCCGCGGCGAGCCGGTGGGTCATCTCGGGGGTGGACCCGGGATCGTTCTCGCCGGTCACCGCCAGCGCGCGTACGGCGATGGCGGGCAGGTCCGGTGCGATGTCGGCGTCCGCCGTGGCGAACACGCGATAGCAGTTGAGGAAGGACCCGACGTCGTTGGAGAGCAGTGTGGCCTCGGTGCGGGCCACCCGGTCGGGGCCGACCTCCGTACCGGCGTACCACCGCTTCAGGGACGCGGCCGCACTCGCCGTGAAGTCGGCCTCCGCGGCGCGCAGCCGGTCGCGTACGGACGCCCGCTCCTCGGCCGTACGCTCGCACACCGAACTGACCGAGGTCAGCGTGGTCACCAGCTCCGGGCGGTGCAGCGCCACATGCTGGGCGACCAGGGCGCCCAGCGAGAATCCGACCAGGTGCGAGCCCGCCGGGATCTCACCGACCACCCCGTCGGCCAGATCTGCGAGGGTCACCCCGTCGCTCACCGGCGGGCGGGTGCCGTGGCCCGGCAGGTCGGGGGTGATCACGGTGAAGCGGTCGGCCAGGAGCGCGGCGGTGGGCTCCCACATGGTGTGGTCGAGCCCGACGCCGTGCAGCAGCACCACGGTCGGCTTGCTCATGAAGACCTACTGCTCGGTCGAGAGCGGCGCCAGACGCTGCTGGGGGCGCCCCTGGGCCGCGGCGGCAAGCGCGATGACGATCTCGTTCGGGTGGGGGGCGTCGCTGATGCGGACCTCGATGCTCTGGTGGTGCGAACGGATCGTGGCGTCGGTGATGTGCTTCAGCGGGATGTCGAAGACGATGCCGACGGGCCCGCGCTTCTCGACCGCGGGCAGCAGGGTGGTGGCGCCCGCGGCCTTACGGAAGTGGTCGCCGAACTTGAGTGTGTGGATCAGTGCCGAGCCATGCTCGATCTCACCGTCCAGGCCGACGATGGCCGCCTTGCCGTACGCCTCGGCGGGAGCGTCGAGTGCGTCGAGCACCGCCGGGGCCAGCAGCGCGCCGAGATCGGAGGCGTTCGCTTCGATACCTGGAGCGAGGTCCTCGACGAAGCCCTGACCGGCCCACGGGTTCTCGATCACCGCTGCGACCACGGCGACGCGGGCGGGGCGATCGACCGCGCGGCCGCCTTCGGTGCGGATCTCCTCGACGACGGTCACGATCTTGCGGACGTTCATGAGGGAACAACCTCCAGGCTTTGGGCGGTGACAACAGGGTCGGTCATGCGGTCCCCGATGCGGGGGTGCGGGCGCGGCCCCGTCGACGCGGCGGCGATGACGACGATCTCGTCCGCACGCGGGGCGTCGGAAACACGGGCGCTGATGGTCTGGTAGTGACTGCGAGTCGCGGCATGCGTCTTGTGCCAGAGCGGGACGATCAGCGTCTCGCCGGCCTCGGCGCGGGTGTCGGCGAAGCAGATGACCGACTCGCCGTGGAGGAACTCCCTCACCAGGTTGCCGAAGTACGGGGTGTGGATGAGGGCCCCGGCGTGCTCGATCTCGCCGGTCGCGCCGACGATGGCGGCCTTGCCGAACGATTCGATCTCGTCCGCACCGCCCAGGGAAGCGACGAGCCGATCGGTCAGCAACCTGGCGAGGACCGGGGCTATGCGCTCCTGCTCCATGGACAGATCAGCCGAGGGGCCGGTGCCCACCCACGGGTTCCGTATGACCGCGGCGACGCTGGCTCGCCGCGCGGGCTGCGCGGGGGCGTCGCCCGCCTCGGTCAGGACGACGTCGCGGTAGAGCACGAGCTTGCGGAGACCGATGCTCTCGTCGAGGTGATCCATGCGCTCTTGCATGGCACAGGACGATAGGCGTCGCCTCTGGTGTGGGTCAAGGGGGACGGCTGGAAGGGTCGCCGTATCCCGCGTACCTCCCTATCGCGACCGGTCACATCCATGTGACCTGGGGTTATTGGTGACACTGGAAGTGGGGGCATGATTCCGCGCCATGGAACTCTTGACGCTCCATCTGTGACGTGCCTTACTGCTTCTTGTATGCCAGACCAGATGGCCATCGGGCCCCCGGACCCAAGGAGTTCCATGTCCAGTCACCTTGGAACGGACGCGGAAACGACGCCCGCGACGCCGTCCGGGAGCAGCGGGGACAGCACCGCGGAGGACACAGGAGCCGGCCACGACGACGGCGGAAGGCTCGGTTCCGTCTTCTGGACCTCGCTCGGTGTCTCCGCCGTCTTCGTAGCCTGGGCGGTGCTCTTCACGGACAACCTGAACAAGGTCACGAACACCTCGTTGAACTGGGTGACGGCCACGTTCGGCTGGTCCTACCTGGTGGTCACGCTCGCCATCCTGGTCTTCCTGGTGTTCCTGGCCTTCAGCCCCGCCGGCGACCTCCGACTGGGCAAGGACAGCGACCGTCCGGAGTTCTCGACGCTCACCTGGTTCGCCATGATTCTCAGCGCGGTCATGGGCATCGGACTTGTCTCGTACGGCGTCGCCGAACCGATCTCCCACCTGGCGACGCCACCGCACGGTCTCGCCGAGCCGAACACACCGGCGGCAGCGGTGCGCGCCCTGCAGTACTCCTACTTCGACTGGGGCCTGCACGCCTGGGCGATCTTCGCCGTCTTCGGTCTGGCCATCGCGTACTCGACGTTCCGCAAGGGCCGGCGCACCCTGGTGAGCCAGTTGTTCGTGCCGCTGCTCGGTGACCGCGTGAACGGGCCGATCGGCAAGGCGATCGACGTGCTCGCCGTGTTCGCGACGCTCTTCGGCACCACGACATCCCTCGGCCTGGGAGCTCTTCAGGTCAACAACGGTCTCGGTAGGTTGTTCGGAATCCCGGTCAACTCGGTGAGCCAGGTGCTCATCATCGCCGCCGTCACATCGGTCTTCACGCTCTCGGCGGTGACCGGTGTCAGCAAGGGCATCAAGTTCCTGAGCCAGGGCAGTTCGCTGCTGGCGGTCGCGCTGTTCGTCTTCATGCTGATCGTCGGCCCGGCCGTGTTCATCGCGAACCTGTACATCGAGTCCATGGGCCAATGGGCCACCGACTTCTTCCGGATGAGCCTGCAGGGCACGGCGTTCGGCGGGCTCGAGTGGATGCAGTGGTGGACCTATTTCATGATGGCC from Streptomyces sp. DSM 40750 includes these protein-coding regions:
- a CDS encoding LLM class flavin-dependent oxidoreductase translates to MRFSLFVHMERWDAEVSHRQLFENLSELALMAEAGGFGTVWIGEHHAMEYTISPSPMPLLAHLSAKTSTIRLGAGTIIAPFWHPLRVAGECALLDVISNGRMEVGLARGAYQFEFDRLAGGLPAADGGKHLRELVPAVRALWRGDYAHDGEIWQFPTSTSVPKPVQQPAPPMWIAARDPASHDFAVAQGCNVMVTPLMKGDEEVVDLKRKFDTAVANHPEVPRPDLMVLRHTHVHSPDEPDGWRPAAEAINRFYRTFDAWFGNKTTPQNGFLPPSPESKFEGRPEFQPESLRETAMIGTPAAVIERLRAYEELGVDEYSFWIDNGMSHEAKRKSLELFIKEVVPAFQ
- a CDS encoding BCCT family transporter, encoding MSSHLGTDAETTPATPSGSSGDSTAEDTGAGHDDGGRLGSVFWTSLGVSAVFVAWAVLFTDNLNKVTNTSLNWVTATFGWSYLVVTLAILVFLVFLAFSPAGDLRLGKDSDRPEFSTLTWFAMILSAVMGIGLVSYGVAEPISHLATPPHGLAEPNTPAAAVRALQYSYFDWGLHAWAIFAVFGLAIAYSTFRKGRRTLVSQLFVPLLGDRVNGPIGKAIDVLAVFATLFGTTTSLGLGALQVNNGLGRLFGIPVNSVSQVLIIAAVTSVFTLSAVTGVSKGIKFLSQGSSLLAVALFVFMLIVGPAVFIANLYIESMGQWATDFFRMSLQGTAFGGLEWMQWWTYFMMAWWVSWGAFVGVFLARISRGRTIRGFIMGVLAVPSVVFFTWFTVFGGTAIHIDLFEDGDIAKQTAADINSAFFATLDHFPLAGATSVIAIVLVVMFFVSGADANTYVLSMMTSDGSLTPRRSVLVLWGVLTGVTAVVLMLAGGLNALQNTVIVTSLPFLAIIAGLAVSFWKELRADRKEKLDVAL
- a CDS encoding amino acid synthesis family protein codes for the protein MQERMDHLDESIGLRKLVLYRDVVLTEAGDAPAQPARRASVAAVIRNPWVGTGPSADLSMEQERIAPVLARLLTDRLVASLGGADEIESFGKAAIVGATGEIEHAGALIHTPYFGNLVREFLHGESVICFADTRAEAGETLIVPLWHKTHAATRSHYQTISARVSDAPRADEIVVIAAASTGPRPHPRIGDRMTDPVVTAQSLEVVPS
- a CDS encoding alpha/beta fold hydrolase codes for the protein MSKPTVVLLHGVGLDHTMWEPTAALLADRFTVITPDLPGHGTRPPVSDGVTLADLADGVVGEIPAGSHLVGFSLGALVAQHVALHRPELVTTLTSVSSVCERTAEERASVRDRLRAAEADFTASAAASLKRWYAGTEVGPDRVARTEATLLSNDVGSFLNCYRVFATADADIAPDLPAIAVRALAVTGENDPGSTPEMTHRLAAALPDCRAEVIPQARHMLPVERPEAFVDSLTTFIGECAHV
- a CDS encoding amino acid synthesis family protein; this translates as MNVRKIVTVVEEIRTEGGRAVDRPARVAVVAAVIENPWAGQGFVEDLAPGIEANASDLGALLAPAVLDALDAPAEAYGKAAIVGLDGEIEHGSALIHTLKFGDHFRKAAGATTLLPAVEKRGPVGIVFDIPLKHITDATIRSHHQSIEVRISDAPHPNEIVIALAAAAQGRPQQRLAPLSTEQ
- a CDS encoding DeoR/GlpR family DNA-binding transcription regulator, with the protein product MDADERRRGILETARRTGSVDVGKLAADLGVSKETVRRDLNVLEEHGLVRRTHGGAHPVESAGFETTLAFRTTMHVPEKSRIAVAAAGLLGDAETIYIDEGYTPQLIAAALPRDRPLTVVTSSLATAGDLASAENITVLLLGGRVRGGTLATVDHWATHMLSGFVIDLAYVGANGISREYGLTTPDPAVSEVKAEVMRVTRRRIFSGVHTKFGAVSFCRFANVTDFEAIVTDAGLPAAEAHRYSLLGPQVIQA
- a CDS encoding aldehyde dehydrogenase; translated protein: MSELTTLRHFIGGTWVEPASGEYFESTNPATREVLYRAARGDATDIERAVTAARQAFEDPRWRDLSQTRRGHLLRRLGDLIAENAEDLARMETQDNGKLLREMRGQLATLPEYYYYYAGLADKIHGDFIPTSDRRVLNYTAREPLGVVGAITPWNSPLTLTSSKLAPALCAGNTVVIKPSEYTSATVLKLADLAIEAGFPPGAVNVVTGFGAEAGQALVDHRDLAKISFTGSTATGARIAAATASRFIGSTLELGGKSPNIVFEDANIPNAAMGVVAGIFAAAGQTCIAGSRVFAHRSVYDELLERVTERARTIVIGDPLDEKTELGPLAFEGQRDKVAGYVDLGRGEGARVLTGGRATDGGLGGYFYEPTVLVDVDNSMRVVREEIFGPVLAIMPFDTEEEAVRLANDTEYGLAAGVWTTNLARAHRMAARLDAGTVWVNTYRAMSPMSPRQGFKSSGVGVEHGTETILEYTRLKSVWINTSEEPVADPFTMRS
- a CDS encoding tautomerase family protein; the encoded protein is MPQVSITLAEGRTPAQLRDLIHEVHAAVLRTVNTRPEYIRVVVHEVPRTHWATGDVTLAEMDAATAQAEEQS